In one Magallana gigas chromosome 9, xbMagGiga1.1, whole genome shotgun sequence genomic region, the following are encoded:
- the LOC117691497 gene encoding uncharacterized protein: MMSGSSWSCVLYFVLLFLNLLSLNATDMFREKRFSTDQVCNETNADLVIVNSCPNNTITFEKRSNEKQCETKPNCLGETLVYHCVKCKDNLVEVCAPNSLIIGRCCAVFDRGVWRVVEDYSRPCTDCPFKYQSPDCFSYDTCVKTKKIYHTTRLIYNETTSTIFSNDGGSKHNVDDRMEHSSPQILTIVLTTTTAAITLGVVFVFCYRRHKKDLKEKQNGSAYENKCPEGINNQPLMENGNANDDVHFRGPF; the protein is encoded by the exons ATGATGTCAGGTTCCAGCTGGTCATGTGTCTTGTACTTTGTGTTGTTGTTTCTTAACTTGCTTAGTTTGAACGCAACGGACATGTTTCGCGAGAAAAGATTTTCAACG GACCAGGTATGTAATGAAACAAACGCTGACCTCGTTATAGTCAATAGTTGTCCAAATAATACAATCACTTTTGAAAAGAGATCAAATGAAAAACAGTGTGAAACAAAACCAAATTGCCTTGGAGAAACATTGGTGTATCACTGTGTTAAATGCAAAGATAACCTTGTAGAAGTATGCGCTCCCAACAGTCTAATCATAG GAAGATGTTGCGCAGTTTTTGACAGAGGAGTTTGGCGAGTAGTAGAAGACTACAGTAGGCCATGCACAGACTGCCCTTTCAAGTACCAATCACCTGATTGTTTTAGTT atgatacgtgtgttaaaacaaagaaaatttatCATACGACTCGATTGATCTACAATGAAACAACTAGTACTATTTTCTCTAATGATGGGGGTAGTAAACATAATGTCGATGATCGCATGGAACATTCAAG ccCACAAATACTTACAATAGTGCTAACAACAACAACCGCAGCGATTACGTTGGGTGTtgtgtttgtattttgttacaGGCGTCATAAAAAAG atttgaaagaaaaacaaaatg GTTCTGCGTATGAAAATAAATGCCCAGAAGGAATTAATAATCAACCTCTCATGGAAAACGGAAATgcaaatgatgatgttcattttagggggccattttag